A region from the Variovorax paradoxus genome encodes:
- a CDS encoding type IV pilus modification PilV family protein: MHPHHKPRQRRAAARSRSRGVALIEVLVAMLIFMLGVLGLVGLQGTMTRTQTDSKMRADAANLASEVVGRMWVDIANLSAYAGATTCTAASCLEWRNKVTSVLPGGAAAIVVAANGDVAVTVSWSMPGGETHKYVTRSTIALRTAS; the protein is encoded by the coding sequence CAGCAGCCCGTTCTCGCAGCCGCGGCGTGGCCCTCATCGAGGTGCTGGTCGCAATGCTGATCTTCATGCTTGGCGTGCTCGGCCTCGTCGGCCTGCAGGGCACCATGACCCGCACGCAGACCGACTCCAAGATGCGGGCGGACGCCGCCAACCTAGCCAGCGAAGTCGTTGGCCGCATGTGGGTGGACATTGCCAATCTCTCGGCCTATGCGGGTGCCACCACCTGCACGGCTGCAAGTTGCCTCGAGTGGCGCAACAAGGTGACCAGCGTGCTGCCAGGCGGCGCCGCCGCCATCGTTGTGGCTGCCAATGGCGATGTAGCGGTGACCGTATCGTGGTCGATGCCTGGCGGCGAAACGCACAAGTACGTGACGCGCAGCACCATTGCGCTCAGGACGGCGAGCTGA
- a CDS encoding PilW family protein, giving the protein MMHIHPPRLSRQKAPRASRGFTLVELMVGLVLGMLTVLVITEVTSLAEGKKRTVSSGSDAQVNGALSLYTLQRDIQMAGYGAVGNLEALGCAVKGSFKDPGAAAATPAIEFKPTLAPVVIKDGANGAPDEITVLQSRKANFSAPLLVSKDHAKDGNSFTVKSSFGVSAGDLMIAVPSGGTWDANNWCSVFSVTDDGAATPTETTLDSHHVPHVAGGTSKWNSGSVFPDNGYLEKSYLLNMGSLSFNTYSVNTAAQSLDVTARTAEAVSATESLYPQIVNMQAMYGKAAVGTGQVSSYDTVAPATAADWKNVLAIRIAVVAKSAQYEKEIVTRAAPSWDVGANSTVDGAATCGSSKCVELKISHVPDWEHYRYKVYDTIVPLRNMLWNSAATP; this is encoded by the coding sequence ATGATGCACATTCATCCCCCTCGCCTTTCACGGCAGAAAGCCCCTCGCGCGTCGCGCGGCTTCACCCTCGTCGAACTGATGGTGGGCCTTGTATTGGGCATGCTCACGGTGCTCGTCATCACGGAAGTGACCTCGCTGGCGGAAGGCAAGAAGCGCACAGTTTCTTCGGGCAGCGATGCCCAGGTGAATGGCGCGCTGTCTCTCTACACGCTTCAACGCGACATCCAGATGGCAGGGTATGGAGCCGTCGGCAACCTTGAAGCATTGGGCTGTGCGGTCAAAGGCAGTTTCAAGGATCCCGGCGCCGCGGCCGCCACGCCGGCCATTGAGTTCAAGCCGACTCTGGCGCCAGTCGTCATCAAGGATGGTGCCAACGGAGCACCCGACGAGATCACCGTGCTGCAAAGCCGGAAAGCGAACTTCTCGGCTCCCTTGCTCGTATCCAAAGACCACGCGAAAGATGGCAACTCGTTCACCGTGAAATCGAGCTTCGGCGTTAGTGCCGGCGACCTGATGATCGCCGTCCCCTCCGGAGGCACATGGGATGCCAACAACTGGTGTTCGGTTTTCAGCGTGACCGACGACGGCGCGGCCACTCCGACCGAAACCACATTGGATTCGCACCACGTACCCCATGTTGCGGGCGGCACCAGCAAGTGGAACAGCGGCAGCGTGTTTCCGGACAACGGCTATCTCGAGAAGAGCTATCTGTTGAACATGGGGAGCCTGTCGTTCAACACATATTCGGTCAACACCGCCGCGCAGAGCCTCGACGTCACAGCCCGCACGGCCGAAGCTGTTTCGGCAACCGAGTCGCTCTATCCGCAGATCGTCAACATGCAGGCGATGTACGGAAAGGCCGCGGTCGGAACAGGCCAGGTCAGCAGTTACGACACGGTCGCACCTGCCACCGCTGCCGACTGGAAGAACGTTCTGGCGATCCGCATTGCCGTGGTGGCGAAAAGTGCTCAGTACGAAAAGGAGATCGTCACACGCGCTGCGCCTTCGTGGGACGTTGGCGCGAACAGCACGGTCGACGGCGCAGCGACCTGCGGCTCCAGCAAATGTGTCGAACTCAAGATCAGCCACGTTCCCGATTGGGAGCACTACCGATACAAGGTCTACGACACCATCGTGCCGTTGCGCAACATGCTCTGGAACTCGGCAGCCACGCCATGA
- a CDS encoding pilus assembly protein PilX, with protein sequence MKFQTSFRAQRGVSLIFALLALVALSLATLALVRSVDTGALVLGNIGFKQDATVAGDQAAREAIAWLKANAANLNTDAPASGYYASTKELKADKTKDAPVDVTGQQQTVANRKLVDWSDGQDKKCPYAAAGTFGSCDLQSVKAASVAGSNNVRYVIFRLCASAGNSNDDINNSCAQPLAGSTSASGRGLIDYSTPRFSTTGGPYYRIVVRVLGARSTTGFTETIVNFY encoded by the coding sequence ATGAAATTTCAAACTTCCTTCCGCGCGCAACGCGGCGTCTCCTTGATCTTTGCGCTGCTGGCGCTGGTGGCCCTGTCGCTCGCAACGCTGGCGCTGGTCCGCTCGGTGGACACCGGTGCCCTCGTGCTGGGCAACATAGGCTTCAAGCAAGATGCCACCGTGGCGGGCGACCAGGCCGCGCGCGAAGCCATTGCTTGGCTGAAAGCGAATGCCGCCAACCTCAATACGGACGCGCCCGCGAGCGGCTATTACGCCAGCACCAAGGAGCTGAAGGCCGACAAGACCAAGGATGCGCCGGTCGACGTCACCGGCCAACAGCAAACGGTCGCCAATCGCAAGCTCGTCGACTGGAGCGATGGGCAGGACAAGAAGTGTCCCTATGCCGCGGCGGGCACCTTTGGCTCCTGCGATCTGCAATCCGTGAAAGCCGCCTCGGTTGCCGGCAGCAACAACGTGCGCTACGTGATCTTCAGGCTGTGCGCCAGCGCGGGCAACTCCAACGACGACATCAACAACAGCTGCGCCCAGCCGCTGGCAGGCAGTACGTCGGCATCGGGGCGAGGGCTGATCGACTATTCCACGCCGCGCTTCAGCACTACAGGCGGCCCGTATTACCGAATCGTCGTACGTGTACTCGGTGCGCGCAGCACCACCGGCTTCACCGAAACCATCGTCAATTTCTATTAG